The Acidimicrobiia bacterium genome includes a region encoding these proteins:
- a CDS encoding AI-2E family transporter, with product MLASKVKSLQESQGDTKALGGFVRGQLLVALIVGVLTSFALWIIGLPLWLIVGAITGLLNLVPFVGPTSGGILAVAVSLALGDWRMAFWAAVAMIIVQQIDNHFISPIILRATVKLHPALIILALLVGGSVAGLIGVLVAVPTVALIKIIVAHLWRTRVLGQSWDEATEAVIQEYEPPSAEKLLGRLQRIRDMQVSRGDVSHQSHGVPDDRNDKTSSEESG from the coding sequence ATCCTCGCTTCCAAGGTAAAGAGTCTCCAAGAATCCCAGGGCGATACAAAGGCTCTCGGCGGTTTTGTACGCGGTCAGCTACTCGTCGCCCTCATCGTTGGGGTTCTCACCAGTTTCGCCCTCTGGATCATCGGCTTGCCCCTTTGGCTCATCGTCGGGGCGATCACCGGCCTGCTCAATCTGGTGCCATTCGTCGGCCCGACCTCCGGTGGGATCCTGGCGGTGGCCGTTTCGTTAGCTCTCGGAGACTGGCGGATGGCATTCTGGGCCGCCGTCGCAATGATCATCGTGCAACAGATCGACAACCATTTCATCAGCCCGATCATTCTGCGCGCCACGGTGAAGCTCCACCCGGCGCTGATCATTCTGGCGCTGCTCGTTGGTGGTTCGGTGGCGGGTCTGATCGGGGTGCTGGTAGCGGTCCCGACGGTCGCCCTGATCAAAATCATTGTCGCTCACCTGTGGCGGACACGGGTGCTCGGCCAGTCATGGGACGAAGCAACGGAAGCGGTCATTCAGGAGTACGAGCCGCCTTCGGCCGAGAAACTGCTGGGGCGGCTGCAGCGGATTCGCGACATGCAGGTGTCGCGGGGCGATGTGTCTCACCAATCCCACGGCGTGCCGGATGATCGCAACGACAAAACGAGTTCGGAGGAGTCCGGGTAG
- a CDS encoding ABC transporter ATP-binding protein yields MSEAILSLRHVSASYGPVRALEDISIDVNENEIVCLLGSNAAGKSTTLRTILGMTRANAGEIIFDGERIEHLTTPEIVSRGLTMVPENRRLFGKMTVRENLEIGANLRDNKKEIQEDIERVFRLFPRLKERIRQRAGTLSGGEQQMLAIGRALTARPKVLLLDEPSMGLAPILVEQVFETIEEINSQGTTIFVVEQNAHMALSIADRGYVLQTGSIVLSDTAANLLEHPQLSDAYLGEME; encoded by the coding sequence ATGAGCGAAGCCATTCTCAGCCTCCGTCACGTCAGCGCCTCCTACGGGCCGGTGCGCGCCCTCGAAGACATCTCGATCGACGTGAACGAGAACGAGATCGTATGCCTGCTCGGCTCCAACGCGGCCGGGAAGTCGACCACTCTTCGAACGATTCTCGGTATGACTCGAGCGAATGCGGGTGAGATCATCTTCGACGGCGAACGGATCGAACACCTGACCACTCCGGAAATCGTCAGCCGCGGGTTGACGATGGTACCGGAGAATCGCCGCTTGTTCGGCAAGATGACCGTGAGGGAGAACCTCGAGATCGGGGCGAATCTGCGGGACAACAAGAAGGAGATCCAGGAGGACATCGAGCGGGTGTTCCGGCTATTCCCCCGCCTCAAAGAACGCATCCGTCAGCGGGCAGGAACATTGTCGGGAGGCGAACAGCAGATGCTGGCGATCGGCCGGGCGTTGACCGCCAGGCCAAAGGTCCTCCTACTCGATGAGCCGTCGATGGGTCTGGCACCGATCCTCGTGGAGCAGGTGTTCGAGACGATCGAGGAGATCAACTCCCAGGGTACGACGATCTTTGTCGTCGAACAGAATGCCCACATGGCCCTCTCGATCGCCGACCGCGGATACGTTCTCCAGACGGGATCCATCGTGCTCTCTGATACGGCGGCCAACCTGCTCGAGCACCCTCAGTTGTCAGACGCATATCTTGGGGAGATGGAGTAG
- a CDS encoding ABC transporter ATP-binding protein: MSHLLELEGVSKRFGGVQAVDSVDFWADPGEIVGVIGPNGAGKTTLFNIVTGFYAPDAGKIHFDGHNLVGLKPNQITRVGVSRTFQSVRLFGAMTVLENAMVGQHTRTKAGVYGALLNTKRTAKEEQKVHSSAIDSLAFFGDRLTPRINSLASELAYADRRRLEIARAMATEPQLLLLDEPAAGMNPAEKEGLIELIGRLRDVKGYAIVLIEHDMPVIKGVSDRVVALDYGKKIADGTYEEVAANQQVIEAYLGKAGSEEQA, translated from the coding sequence ATGAGCCACCTTCTGGAACTCGAGGGCGTTTCAAAACGATTCGGCGGCGTGCAAGCGGTCGACAGCGTCGACTTCTGGGCAGATCCCGGCGAGATCGTTGGGGTCATCGGCCCCAACGGTGCCGGCAAAACTACGCTGTTCAACATCGTCACCGGCTTCTACGCGCCGGATGCCGGCAAGATTCATTTCGACGGACACAACCTGGTAGGTCTCAAGCCCAATCAGATAACCAGGGTGGGGGTGTCGCGTACGTTTCAATCGGTGCGCCTGTTCGGGGCGATGACCGTCCTCGAGAATGCCATGGTCGGCCAGCACACCCGCACGAAGGCCGGCGTTTACGGAGCCTTATTGAATACCAAGCGTACGGCGAAAGAAGAGCAGAAAGTGCACTCGTCGGCGATCGACAGCCTCGCTTTCTTCGGCGACCGGTTGACGCCCCGAATCAACTCGCTCGCTTCTGAACTCGCCTATGCGGATCGCCGCCGCCTCGAGATCGCCAGGGCGATGGCAACAGAGCCGCAGCTTCTCCTCCTCGACGAACCGGCCGCCGGAATGAACCCGGCAGAGAAGGAAGGGCTGATCGAGTTGATCGGGCGCCTGCGGGATGTCAAGGGATATGCAATCGTCCTCATCGAACATGACATGCCGGTGATCAAGGGTGTCTCCGATCGAGTAGTTGCACTGGACTACGGCAAAAAGATCGCAGACGGCACCTACGAAGAGGTCGCCGCCAACCAACAGGTCATCGAGGCATACCTCGGGAAGGCCGGATCGGAGGAGCAGGCATGA
- a CDS encoding branched-chain amino acid ABC transporter permease, with the protein MNPPSALKPGLIGGTVVIYLAAIGMVERFQDRNIITGVVGLGVVLILLTFAIAAYTAARKGKTPLPTGALVGLVAGGLVALITLGFEGLINAGVDVRGMFVSITPGLLETLEFGLNPALGAIVMALAGGATGLVAGGLVGLKDEHLRSSAIFAVSMMLLVSLGEPILRVTLGNLGIPTNWLYELGGLTVAGTIITVLAGFGMRWWLTGRKEKRQEIAAHMPEGTRRTWGRASLIASILALIALPWVVGPFVSDVLGTVGLYVLLGLGLNIVVGYAGLLDLGYVAFFAVGAYAAAIFTSPASFLVTEEGETFAAAGFTNIWFALPFVVIIAVVIGAMIGAPVLRLRGDYLAIVTLGFGEIIRTLVLSDWLSPFLGGAQGLTRIPPAPPASFDLRNPQHIYYVILAFCFVAAYISSRLVDSRVGRAWAAMREDEDVAEAMGISVVRYKLLAFAMGAGVGSLGGVFFAAKIGSIFPNSFGLQVSINVLAVIILGGIGSIPGVIVGAAALVGLPELLREFGEFRLLIYGAILVAIMIFRPEGLLPNKRRQRELHEGAGPAPPVKLPGGGSPA; encoded by the coding sequence ATGAATCCGCCCTCGGCTCTCAAGCCCGGCCTCATCGGCGGAACGGTCGTCATCTATCTGGCGGCAATCGGCATGGTCGAGCGTTTTCAGGACCGCAACATCATCACCGGAGTCGTCGGACTCGGTGTTGTGCTGATCCTGCTCACATTTGCCATCGCCGCCTACACGGCCGCCCGGAAGGGCAAGACCCCACTGCCGACCGGAGCCCTGGTCGGACTCGTAGCCGGCGGCCTGGTTGCGCTCATCACGCTGGGCTTCGAAGGTCTCATCAACGCCGGCGTCGACGTGCGGGGCATGTTCGTCAGCATCACCCCCGGGCTGCTCGAAACGCTCGAATTCGGCCTCAACCCGGCGCTCGGCGCCATCGTCATGGCGCTGGCCGGTGGAGCCACCGGCCTAGTCGCCGGTGGCCTCGTCGGACTCAAGGACGAGCACCTCCGCTCCTCCGCCATATTCGCGGTCAGCATGATGTTGCTCGTGAGTCTCGGCGAGCCAATTCTGCGGGTAACGCTCGGAAACCTCGGCATACCAACCAACTGGCTCTACGAACTCGGTGGCCTCACCGTCGCCGGGACCATCATCACGGTGCTGGCCGGGTTCGGCATGCGCTGGTGGCTGACGGGACGCAAAGAGAAGCGGCAGGAGATCGCTGCCCACATGCCGGAGGGCACCCGGCGCACCTGGGGTCGCGCATCCCTGATCGCCTCCATCCTCGCTCTGATCGCCTTGCCCTGGGTGGTCGGACCGTTCGTGAGTGACGTGCTCGGCACCGTCGGGCTCTACGTCTTGCTGGGCCTCGGCCTCAACATCGTCGTCGGCTATGCCGGCCTACTCGATCTGGGTTATGTGGCGTTCTTCGCCGTCGGAGCCTATGCAGCTGCCATCTTCACCTCCCCCGCCTCGTTCCTGGTGACGGAGGAAGGGGAGACGTTCGCCGCGGCCGGGTTCACGAACATCTGGTTCGCGCTTCCGTTTGTCGTCATCATCGCCGTCGTCATCGGGGCCATGATCGGAGCACCCGTCCTGCGCTTGCGCGGCGACTACCTGGCAATTGTGACCCTTGGATTCGGTGAGATCATTCGCACGCTGGTGCTGTCCGACTGGCTGTCACCCTTCCTCGGTGGAGCGCAGGGGCTGACGAGGATTCCACCTGCACCGCCCGCATCGTTCGATCTTCGCAACCCGCAACACATCTACTACGTGATCCTCGCCTTCTGTTTCGTCGCCGCCTACATCTCATCCCGGCTCGTCGACTCACGCGTCGGGCGGGCCTGGGCGGCCATGCGGGAAGATGAGGACGTTGCCGAGGCCATGGGCATCAGCGTGGTCCGTTACAAGCTACTGGCCTTCGCAATGGGTGCCGGGGTCGGCAGCCTCGGCGGAGTGTTCTTCGCCGCCAAGATCGGATCGATCTTCCCCAACAGCTTCGGGCTCCAGGTCTCGATCAACGTGCTCGCCGTGATCATTCTGGGTGGCATCGGGTCGATTCCGGGCGTCATCGTCGGAGCAGCCGCCCTGGTCGGCTTGCCGGAGTTGCTCCGTGAGTTCGGCGAGTTCCGGCTGCTGATCTACGGTGCGATCCTCGTTGCAATCATGATCTTCCGGCCGGAGGGTCTGCTGCCCAACAAGCGCCGGCAGCGCGAGCTCCACGAAGGAGCGGGTCCCGCACCACCGGTCAAGCTCCCGGGAGGAGGGTCACCCGCATGA
- a CDS encoding branched-chain amino acid ABC transporter permease, with amino-acid sequence MTSPDPTPTEQSSRRLRFERIPMRRIILIVLSLSIIYGVVAGSTATLRAGVFTAEDWQSLLINGLARGSVYALIAIGYTLVYGILFMINFAHGEVFMSGVYTAYFVAVAFAGNGFLNSNPLIAIAILLLVSMAVSVFVAVILERLAYRPLRGAPRLVPLITAIGASFFLQYTFRGLYGANVRAYPNIEILQGKWTIFGIEMLKTQAIVIVAAMLLWVLLYLFVARTRTGRSMRAVGEDREIASLMGINVDRTIVATFAIGGALAGAAGILYVFLFNQVIFTMGFLPGIKAFTAAVLGGIGSITGAALGGLLLGILEAVGPNLFLTGANVPSPNQLQPVIAFGILVLVLIFLPGGFVGASEEKRA; translated from the coding sequence ATGACCAGCCCCGACCCCACCCCCACCGAACAGTCGAGCCGCCGACTCAGATTCGAACGCATCCCGATGCGCCGCATCATCCTGATCGTGCTCAGCCTGTCGATCATCTACGGAGTGGTGGCGGGCAGCACCGCCACGTTGCGAGCCGGGGTCTTCACCGCGGAGGACTGGCAGTCGCTCTTGATCAACGGTCTGGCGCGGGGCAGTGTCTACGCCCTCATCGCCATCGGCTACACACTCGTCTACGGCATCCTCTTCATGATCAACTTCGCTCACGGCGAGGTCTTCATGTCGGGTGTCTACACCGCCTACTTCGTTGCCGTCGCCTTTGCCGGCAATGGCTTCCTGAACAGCAACCCGCTCATCGCCATCGCCATCCTGTTGCTGGTCTCGATGGCCGTATCCGTGTTCGTCGCGGTCATCCTCGAGCGACTCGCCTACCGGCCACTCCGTGGCGCCCCCCGGCTTGTACCCCTGATCACGGCCATCGGCGCCTCGTTCTTTCTTCAGTACACCTTCCGTGGCCTGTACGGCGCCAACGTCCGGGCGTACCCCAATATCGAGATCCTCCAGGGCAAGTGGACCATCTTCGGCATCGAGATGCTCAAGACGCAGGCCATCGTCATCGTGGCGGCGATGCTCCTCTGGGTCCTCCTCTACCTCTTCGTGGCTCGCACCAGAACCGGCCGCTCGATGCGGGCGGTCGGCGAAGACCGTGAGATCGCCTCGCTGATGGGCATCAACGTCGACCGGACGATCGTCGCCACCTTCGCCATCGGCGGCGCACTGGCCGGCGCCGCCGGCATTCTCTACGTATTTCTCTTCAACCAGGTGATCTTCACCATGGGCTTCCTGCCCGGCATCAAGGCCTTCACCGCCGCCGTGCTCGGCGGAATCGGCAGCATCACCGGAGCAGCACTCGGCGGACTGCTGCTCGGGATCCTCGAAGCGGTCGGACCCAACCTCTTCCTGACCGGTGCCAATGTCCCCTCTCCGAATCAGCTGCAACCGGTGATTGCGTTCGGCATCCTCGTGCTCGTCTTGATCTTCCTTCCCGGCGGATTCGTCGGTGCATCTGAGGAGAAGCGGGCATGA
- a CDS encoding branched-chain amino acid ABC transporter substrate-binding protein: MRNKTSLGKLVLLLMVFSLIVAACGSDSSDTTAGGGSDTTTGGGGGDASAVCDADPFGCVEVGSGEAITIGTLLVISGANASLGQDSQNGVVMAADYLDGTFDGVNGELLGHPIAFNHQDDGCSAEGGQAGAQALAADPSTVGVIGTSCSSAALGVADTILSDKGISIISPSNTGPALTTPEEHQAFYLRTAHNDKLQGAAVAEFAYNELGARTAATIHDGSPYADGLQAVFADTFEELGGTITKREAIQVQETDYTSVLTSIAADSPDVLYFPIFAPEGGLITQQARQIDGLADTELIGSDGMLSADYVAAAGEAVEGVYLSGPDLSAFTGDQDFYAGEFKTAYQELWGGEPAAAFHAHSYDAANMFFDAIKAVAIDEGGTLYIPRTALKDALFATSGVQGITGTLNCNDLGDCQSTATIAVYQVVDGNYDTNNPVFSKVASLDG, from the coding sequence TTGCGGAACAAAACATCCCTAGGAAAACTCGTTCTGCTGCTCATGGTCTTTTCGCTCATCGTTGCCGCTTGCGGCAGTGACAGCAGTGACACGACCGCGGGTGGCGGCAGCGACACGACCACAGGCGGCGGAGGCGGAGATGCCTCGGCAGTCTGCGACGCCGATCCGTTCGGTTGCGTGGAAGTTGGCAGCGGTGAAGCGATCACCATCGGCACATTGCTCGTCATTTCCGGTGCGAACGCCAGCTTGGGCCAGGACAGCCAGAACGGCGTAGTCATGGCCGCCGATTATCTCGACGGAACCTTTGACGGCGTCAACGGTGAGCTTCTCGGTCATCCGATCGCGTTCAACCATCAGGACGACGGTTGCTCGGCAGAGGGCGGACAGGCAGGCGCCCAGGCGCTCGCCGCCGACCCGAGCACGGTTGGTGTTATCGGCACCAGCTGCTCGAGCGCCGCGCTCGGCGTCGCCGATACGATCCTGAGCGACAAGGGCATCTCGATCATCTCGCCGTCCAATACCGGCCCGGCATTAACAACACCCGAAGAGCATCAGGCCTTCTACCTGCGCACCGCCCACAACGACAAATTGCAGGGTGCGGCGGTTGCGGAGTTCGCCTATAACGAACTCGGCGCACGGACCGCAGCCACGATCCACGATGGCAGCCCCTATGCCGACGGCCTTCAGGCCGTGTTCGCGGACACGTTCGAGGAACTCGGTGGCACGATCACCAAGAGAGAAGCCATCCAGGTGCAGGAAACCGACTACACGTCGGTGCTGACCTCGATCGCAGCCGATAGCCCGGACGTGCTCTACTTCCCGATCTTCGCCCCCGAAGGTGGACTCATCACCCAGCAGGCGCGCCAGATCGATGGCCTGGCTGATACCGAGCTGATCGGATCCGACGGCATGCTGTCGGCCGACTACGTGGCTGCGGCCGGTGAGGCCGTTGAAGGCGTCTACCTGTCCGGGCCCGACCTGTCCGCCTTCACCGGCGACCAGGACTTCTACGCAGGTGAGTTCAAGACGGCCTACCAGGAGCTGTGGGGTGGCGAACCGGCCGCGGCCTTCCACGCCCACTCCTACGACGCCGCCAACATGTTCTTCGACGCAATCAAGGCGGTAGCGATCGATGAAGGCGGGACTCTGTATATCCCGAGGACGGCGCTGAAGGATGCACTGTTCGCCACCTCCGGCGTCCAGGGCATCACCGGCACGCTGAACTGCAACGACCTCGGCGACTGCCAGTCCACGGCCACCATTGCCGTGTATCAGGTTGTTGATGGGAACTACGACACCAACAACCCGGTGTTCAGCAAAGTGGCGAGCCTCGATGGCTAG